A stretch of the Chanos chanos chromosome 1, fChaCha1.1, whole genome shotgun sequence genome encodes the following:
- the erg28 gene encoding probable ergosterol biosynthetic protein 28: MSRFLNVLRSWLVMVSVIAMGNTVQSFRDHSFLSEKLYTGTPDFVNGLQARTFGIWTLLSSIIRCACAIDIQNRTLYHITLWTFVLALGHFLSEAFIYKTAPLTIGVMAPLIVASFSIVGMLIGFQCITEPQEVIGARQKKRN, encoded by the exons ATGAGTCGATTTTTGAATGTACTGCGGAGCTGGCTAGTCATGGTATCAGTAATTGCTATGGGCAATACTGTACAGAGTTTCCGAGATCACAGTTTCCTCTCCGAGAAACTGTACACAGGAACGCCAGATTTTG TGAATGGACTTCAAGCCAGAACCTTTGGAATATGGACCTTATTGTCATCCATCATCCGCTGTGCCTGTGCCATAGACATCCAGAACAGAAC ACTTTATCACATTACCCTGTGGACGTTTGTTTTGGCCCTGGGACACTTCCTGTCTGAAGCCTTCATTTATAAAACCGCTCCCCTGACAATTGGAGTCATGGCCCCGCTTATTGTGGCAA GTTTTTCCATAGTGGGAATGTTAATCGGGTTCCAGTGTATCACCGAACCACAGGAAGTAATTGGAGCACGACAAAAGAAGAGGAACTGA